The DNA window CGACACGTTGATCTCCGGATGCCGCTTGAGCGCCAAGGCCGCAGCCTTGATCAGCACATCGGTGATAGACGGGTGGGGCTGACGGCTTTGCTTACACTCATCACGCACCCGTTCGGCCTGCTCCATGTCGATGTCGACCGTAAGGTAAAAATGCGGGATCGGCGCTTTGCTCTGCACCGTCGATCGGGCAATGGCCTTGCGCATCTGGCTCAATGGCTGATCCGTGCCAGCCGGCAATGATTGCGCGCTGGCAGATGAGGCGGCGGCCACATCGTCCTCGACAATACGCCCGCCGGGACCGGTGCCGGTGAGGGTCGAGAGATCGATGCCTCGTTCAGCGGCCAGGGCTTTGGCGCGTGGCGAAGCGATTGGCCGCACCGCCTCGGAACGCGCTGGTTGAGCGGGAGCCGATGCCTTTTTCGGCGCGGCGTCGGTCTTTGCCCCATTGCTGATCGACGGCGCAGCCGTCACGCCATCTGACAAGGCCGAGGCAATGTCTTCATCGGCCTCCGCGATGACGGCAATCAACTTTCCGGACTGCACCGTTTCGCCATCACGCACGAGCAGTTTTCTAAGGACGCCGGGAGCAAACGCTTCCAAGTCCATGACCGCCTTGTCGGTTTCGATCTCGGCGATCACTTCACCCGCCTGCACCCGATCACCCTCATGTTTCTTCCAGGCGAGCAGCACGCCTTCTTCCATGGTATCGGTCAGCTTCGGCATGACGACGCGGCTAGCCATGTATCCTCCTCCACGAAGCGGACGGTCTTCGATGACCAACCCGCCCTCTTCGGCAACCATGCCTCATGCGACACCACAGACTGTGTTGATAGCGGCAACTACACGCGCCACATCTGGAATGGCGGCATCTTCCAAGGGTCGGCTGTAAGGGATCGGCACGTCTTCGCCGGTGACCCGAACGATAGGGCCGTCCAAATAATCGAACGCCGCGCTGTAGATACTTTCGGCAATTTGTGCGCCCAACCCGCAGAATCGCCAGCCTTCTTCGACAATCACCAGTCGTCCCGTCTTTTTGACCGACGTGACGATCGTCTCGAGATCCAACGGCTTGAGCGTGCGCGGGTCGATCACTTCGACGTCGACGCCCTCCCGACTCAACTGCTCGGCGGCTTCCAGCGCAACGAGCAACATTTTGGAATAGGCGACGACGGTCACATCGGTCCCTTCCCGCTTCACGTCAGCCTGCCCAAGCGGAAGCGTGTACTCCCCTTCGCCGACCTCGCCTTTTGTGCCATAGAGCAGTTGTGCCTCAATGAAGATCACCGGATTGTTGTCGCGGATGGCGCTCTTCAGCAAACCCTTCGCATCGTGCGGCGTGGCCGGAGCCACGACTTTCAACCCCGGCACATGGCAGAACCAGGCTTCCAAGCTCTGCGAATGTTGCGCACCCAATTGATGCGCCGCGCTGCCAGGACCGCGAATCACCAGCGGCACCGAGAGCTGGCCACCCGACATGTACCGGATCTTGGCCGCGTTGTTCACGATTTGATCCAAGGCCACAATGCCGAAGTTCATCGTCATCAGTTCAACG is part of the Nitrospira sp. genome and encodes:
- a CDS encoding 2-oxo acid dehydrogenase subunit E2 produces the protein MASRVVMPKLTDTMEEGVLLAWKKHEGDRVQAGEVIAEIETDKAVMDLEAFAPGVLRKLLVRDGETVQSGKLIAVIAEADEDIASALSDGVTAAPSISNGAKTDAAPKKASAPAQPARSEAVRPIASPRAKALAAERGIDLSTLTGTGPGGRIVEDDVAAASSASAQSLPAGTDQPLSQMRKAIARSTVQSKAPIPHFYLTVDIDMEQAERVRDECKQSRQPHPSITDVLIKAAALALKRHPEINVSFTGDAIRRYEQIDIGVAVGMEDGLITPVVRNCGAKTLAEISGETKQLIDRARQKRLSPQEYSGATFAISNLGMFDVDEFIALLMPPQAASIAVGAIRDVPVVSKGAVVAGRRMKVTLSCDHRALDGLMGAQFLKEFKRVLEHPQELLAPVVKR
- a CDS encoding pyruvate dehydrogenase complex E1 component subunit beta — its product is MVLSYREALNQAMREEMRRDSRIFLIGEEVGYYQGAFKVTKGFVEEFGPQRVVDTPITEAGFTGLAIGAAMAGLHPIVELMTMNFGIVALDQIVNNAAKIRYMSGGQLSVPLVIRGPGSAAHQLGAQHSQSLEAWFCHVPGLKVVAPATPHDAKGLLKSAIRDNNPVIFIEAQLLYGTKGEVGEGEYTLPLGQADVKREGTDVTVVAYSKMLLVALEAAEQLSREGVDVEVIDPRTLKPLDLETIVTSVKKTGRLVIVEEGWRFCGLGAQIAESIYSAAFDYLDGPIVRVTGEDVPIPYSRPLEDAAIPDVARVVAAINTVCGVA